The Caldalkalibacillus thermarum genome window below encodes:
- a CDS encoding isoprenyl transferase encodes MLHKFTNRHKQTKTEQSKEEIELNNIPRHVAIIMDGNGRWANQRGLPRAAGHRAGMKVVKEITKAADEIGVKILTLYAFSTENWKRPREEVDYLMKLPQEYLATELDELNQRNVQVRLLGSEEGLPPHTLQAVKEAVEKTRHNTGLILNFALNYGSRSEIVQMVKTVAAKVQRHELSVDDIDEQLVSQFLQTRGLPDPDLLIRTKEIRLSNFMLWQLAYTELWFADVYWPDFTKKHFEEAIHDFQQRARRYGSI; translated from the coding sequence ATGTTGCACAAGTTTACCAATCGACACAAACAGACCAAAACGGAACAGTCGAAAGAAGAAATCGAATTAAATAATATTCCCAGACATGTGGCGATCATTATGGATGGAAACGGCCGCTGGGCCAATCAGCGAGGCCTTCCCCGGGCTGCAGGACACCGGGCTGGCATGAAAGTGGTTAAAGAGATCACGAAAGCGGCCGATGAGATTGGGGTAAAAATATTAACACTGTATGCGTTCTCCACGGAAAATTGGAAGCGGCCGAGAGAAGAAGTGGATTATTTGATGAAGTTGCCTCAAGAGTATTTAGCAACGGAACTGGACGAATTGAATCAGCGTAACGTGCAGGTTCGCCTGCTGGGCTCTGAAGAGGGATTGCCCCCTCATACCCTTCAAGCGGTGAAAGAAGCAGTTGAAAAGACCCGCCACAACACAGGGTTGATTCTTAACTTTGCTTTGAATTACGGCAGCCGTTCAGAAATTGTCCAGATGGTCAAAACTGTCGCCGCCAAAGTGCAACGCCATGAACTTAGTGTTGACGATATTGATGAGCAGCTTGTCAGTCAATTTCTGCAAACGCGCGGATTGCCTGACCCTGATTTACTCATCCGTACCAAAGAAATCCGCTTGAGCAATTTCATGCTCTGGCAATTAGCCTATACTGAACTGTGGTTTGCTGATGTTTATTGGCCTGACTTTACTAAAAAACATTTTGAAGAAGCCATCCATGACTTTCAAC